From Anopheles darlingi chromosome 2, idAnoDarlMG_H_01, whole genome shotgun sequence, the proteins below share one genomic window:
- the LOC125949209 gene encoding glutathione S-transferase 1-like — protein sequence MCYLVEKYGAQQHETLYPRDDPQRQAVINQRLYFDMGTLYQRFGDYYYPQIFEGAPACEENYRKIAEALDFLELFLAANGEGGCRRYVAGGDCLTLADISIYATLTTFEVAGYKFESYSNVSAWYKRMADSIPGAATNRTWAEAARPFFEKVKH from the coding sequence ATGTGCTACTTGGTAGAGAAGTATGGAGCGCAACAACACGAGACGCTCTACCCAAGGGATGATCCTCAGCGGCAGGCCGTCATCAACCAGCGGCTCTACTTCGACATGGGCACCCTTTACCAGCGCTTCGGGGACTATTACTATCCGCAGATCTTTGAAGGTGCACCGGCCTGCGAGGAAAACTACAGGAAGATCGCTGAGGCACTCGACTTCCTGGAGCTCTTTCTCGCCGCaaacggggaggggggctgcCGCCGGTACGTGGCCGGTGGTGACTGTCTAACGCTGGCGGACATTAGCATCTACGCAACGCTCACGACGTTCGAGGTGGCCGGTTACAAGTTTGAGAGCTACTCGAACGTGTCCGCGTGGTACAAACGTATGGCGGACAGCATTCCGGGGGCCGCAACAAACCGGACCTGGGCGGAGGCGGCCAGACC
- the LOC125949207 gene encoding glutathione S-transferase 1 isoform X2: MDFYYLPGSAPCRAVQMTAAAVGVELNLKLTNLMAGEHMKPEFLKVNPQHCIPTLVDNGFALWESRAICTYLVEKYGKDEQLYPKEPQKRAVVNQRLYFDMGTLYQRFADYYYPQIFAKQPANAENEKKMKDAVDFLNTFLDGQKYVAGDHLTVADLSILATVSTYDVAGFELAKYPNVQKWYDSIRKEAPGAAINEAGIEEFKKYFEK, from the exons ATGGATTTCTACTACTTGCCCGGATCGGCACCGTGCCGTGCTGTGCAGATGACGGCCGCTGCCGTTGGCGTCGAGCTGAACCTGAAGCTGACCAACCTGATGGCCGGTGAGCACATGAAGCCCGAGTTCCTGAAG GTAAACCCGCAACACTGCATCCCGACGCTGGTCGACAATGGGTTCGCGCTGTGGGAGTCGCGCGCGATCTGCACCTATCTGGTGGAGAAGTACGGCAAGGACGAGCAGCTGTACCCGAAGGAGCCGCAAAAGCGGGCGGTCGTCAATCAGCGCCTCTACTTCGACATGGGGACGCTGTACCAGCGGTTCGCCGATTACTACTACCCGCAGATCTTCGCCAAACAGCCGGCCAACGcggagaacgagaagaagatgaaggatGCGGTCGATTTCCTCAACACCTTCCTCGACGGCCAGAAGTACGTCGCCGGTGATCATCTCACCGTGGCCGATCTGAGCATCCTCGCGACCGTGTCCACCTACGATGTGGCCGGTTTCGAGCTGGCCAAGTACCCGAACGTACAGAAGTGGTACGACAGCATCCGCAAGGAGGCACCCGGTGCCGCCATTAACGAGGCCGGCATCGAGGAGTTCAAGAAGTACTTCGAGaagtga